GAATCCCTTTCACTTGGATAGCCTCTTCTTCCCACTCACCCACGTTTAGATGAACAACCTTTTCAAATGTGTCATGTGCTTCATGTAACATGACCTTCTTCTCAGTAGCCGCTCTCTCTCGATAGAGCGATGGAACAAAAATCGGTTCATAGGAATAATCATGGTTAAAAAGCTCGTCAAAATATTGACTCATCTCCGTAATGGCAGACCTCTGATCGTCTCGTGCTGTTTCCTCTTTAATTAAGATGATATCCCTATCATAGACTGTATCGTCTACATCTGACTTAAAATATTTATCACCTATATTACGTCCACCTGTCATGACATAGTGATCATCTACAATTAATAACTTATCGTGCATACGATTATGCCAAGTATACGGTCGAAGCGGGTTAAAGGGTTCATAATACTTTAGCGTAATGTTTGGATGGGTGGATAACATGTAAGGTATGACCCTCAAATCACCTCTCATGTTATGTAACATCCCATCAAATAAAATTTCAACTTCCACCCCTCTATCCGCCGTTTCAAAAACAGCACCCATAAAAGCATCGGTCCAAACACCTGCATGAAAAGTATGATAGGTAATAGCTAAACGTTCTTCTGCTTTTTTTAACAAATCTAAACGTACGAAGCCAGCTTGCTCATTGTCTTCTATAATAACTACCTTCTCCCCGGCCATGAGCATCTTGTTCGCCATACCCTCATTTTCTGCCTGAGGATAAGATGGGAAATAGTGAAACATAAAGCCTGCAGTTAAAAGTGAGAACATGATGTATAGAAACAAGCTCCTTTTTACGTTCTTCCAATACATATGCTTCATATATCTCACTCCACCGAAGATTGTATTATTTAGGTAGTGTTACTTTGAATGTGGTTCCGTGACCTTTTTTACTCTTAACACTAATAGAAGCACCGTGTAAATCTACAATTTGTTTCACAATTGATAAGCCAATGCCTGTTCCTGTTTTTTTAGAACGGGCTTTATCCGTTTTATAGAACCTCTCCCATACGTGCGACAACTCTTCTTCCGTCATCCCCACGCCTTCATCACACACATTTACATCCACATTATTGCTATGTTTATTAACTTCTAATTGAATAGCAGTGCCACTGTCAGAGTTTTGTAGCGCATTTTGCAGTAAATTCCCCCACACTTGAGCCATTCGATCTTCATCAGCATAGATATAAATATCCTCTTCTGTATTTAATGCCATATCTATCCCATGTTTTGAAGCAGTCGGTTCCATTTTAGCTAGCATTGTACGTAACTGTTCTGTCAAGTTATATCGCTTGCAATCAAGTTTCCAATTTCCTGCCTCAAGACTTGTCTGATCTAACAGATCATTCACTAGTTTCATAAGCCGATCTGTCTCATGACGCATGATTGTAAGATAATGCTGATGCTTTTCTTTCGGAATCGTGCCATCCATCATCGCACCTAAAAATCCTCTTATGGAGGTTAGTGGAGATCTCAAATCGTGGGATACGTTAGCGACGAACTCTTTTCGTAACTGATCAAGACTTCCAAGCTCTTTAGCCATATAATTAAATGTATGTGCCAGCTGCCCAATCTCATCTTTGCTTTCGACATGAATACGGGCTGAAAAATCACCTTTTGCATACTGCATAGCGACATTTCTCATGTTCGTTAATGGCGCAGTTATTTTTCTTGAAACGAAAAAAATCATGAGTGCTGTAATTAAAATAGTAAACCCTGCTGTTAAAAAGCTAATCCAAACAATTTGGCTCGATTCATTATCGAACTCATGAAAGAGCATCACCATCACATACTCTTCAACATCAGCTGTAGGAATAATGAGCGGCTCAGCAATCATATAAACGACTTGGGTCCCCTTACCTTGTATTCGCTTATTAACGCTCCCTTCAGCCAATACATGTTTTAAATCTTCCCTGGAAAAGCCAATACCTTCTAAGAAACCAGTATTATAAACGGGAGTGCCTTCCTGATTAAAAAGCAGAATTTGTCTATTTTCTTGATTCATACTCATTTCGAGCGACGTTTGCAACGTTTCTTCATTCCATCCTTGTTCTTTCGCATTTAAGAAATGCTCGATGAGCCGATCTTTTTGATGATCAAATGTCCTAGAGTATCTTGCCGTCATTTCATTATGAATAAGTGAATTTAATAATACCGCAAACACGACAAAGGATATAAGAAGAATTATTAAATGTGAGGAGAATAATTTTCTAAACATGCCTTTATTTTTAAACACGTTCATTCACCTCAAATTTGTAGCCGACTCCACGTATCGTTTTTAGTTTCCAATGCGGCCACTCATCCCCAATTTTTTCTCGAATCCGTTTAATATGGACATCAATTGTTCTGACGTCCCCTTCATAATCAAATCCCCATATTCTATCTACTAACTGCTGGCGAGTGAAGACCTGATTTTTTTCTGTAGCAAGAAAATATAATAATTCCAATTCTTTAGGGGGCAAAAAGAGAGAGTCCTCTCCCCGCCATAATTGATGTTGCTGAATATCAATTTCTAATTTTTCAAACTTAATCGGCTTTCGTTCTTGGTCATTCGGATGTGTCCGCCTCAGAATCGCCTGCATTCGCGCAATAATTTCTTTCGGTTCAAACGGCTTAACCACATAATCATCAGCCCCCATGTCTAGACCTTTAATTTTATCGTAACTTTCTCCTTTTCCAGTCAACATTAAAATAGGGGTTTGGCGTTCATCACGCCTGATTTCTCTACACACTTCCCATCCATCCATTTTCGGAAGCATAATATCTAAAATAACGAAATCTGGGTGTTCATCATAGTATTTTTCCCATCCTTCTTCCCCATCAATGGCGATCGAGACCTCAAAACCTTCCTGTATAAGATACAATTCTAATAGATCTGATATATAAGGATCATCTTCAACAATAAGCACGTGAAGCCTTTCTTTCATAATCTGCTCCCCCTTTTCTAGCATGTACTCATTAAGCTTACTTTAGCATAAGGAAAAGCTCATGAGACTAAATAACCCTATCTCATAAGCTTTCCTTTACTTTATAATAAACAGCTAATTAGCTGATAATTTTTTTGGCCTTTCACATAACGTTATTTTAATACCTAATTTTTCTAGTTTGTATTTAATTTCATATACGGATTTACGTGTGGGCATCTTTGTCATCTGTTGGCGCCTCCTCCGTCGTCATGGAAATACATCGGGATCACTTTCTTATCGTGATCTTCATCCAAGTGTTTTACCTGGTCATAAATAACTTTCATTTTATCATCCATCTCTTTAACTGTATCTGCAGCTTCCTTTAACCCTTTCTCAAGGTGCTTCGGAATTTTTTCATTGTATTTGTAGTAAATTTTATGTTCAAGGCTCGCCCAGAAATCCATCGCTAACGTTCGAATTTGTACTTCTACATAAACATTTTCTATGCCGTGGGATAGTGTTATCGGCACTTGAACAATAAGATGAAGACTTTGATAGCCATTAGATTTAGGGAAGCGTATGTAGTCCTTCACCTCAATGATTGTTAAATCTGTCCGCTTTGTTATCAAACTGTATAAGTGGTACACATCCGATTTAAAAGGCGTGACAATTCTCATCCCTGCAACGTCGAATAAATTATTTTTGGCATTGTTTACCGTCGGTCTCAAGCCTTTACGGTGAAGTTTATCAATCATACTTTTGGGTGTTTTCAATCGTGTCTTAACATGTTCAATTAAACTTTCTTCTCTCATATATTTCGTTTCTTCAACCATAATATTAACTTTTGTTTTTAGTTCATCTAGTGCAAATTTATACGGGAGTAAAAAATTTTTCCATATAGTCGCTTTATCATCCATTATTGTTCGCCTCCAAATAGAGATCTTACTTTCCAACTATCTTATTTGTAACTAAAAAAAG
The DNA window shown above is from Salipaludibacillus agaradhaerens and carries:
- a CDS encoding phospholipase D-like domain-containing protein, whose amino-acid sequence is MKHMYWKNVKRSLFLYIMFSLLTAGFMFHYFPSYPQAENEGMANKMLMAGEKVVIIEDNEQAGFVRLDLLKKAEERLAITYHTFHAGVWTDAFMGAVFETADRGVEVEILFDGMLHNMRGDLRVIPYMLSTHPNITLKYYEPFNPLRPYTWHNRMHDKLLIVDDHYVMTGGRNIGDKYFKSDVDDTVYDRDIILIKEETARDDQRSAITEMSQYFDELFNHDYSYEPIFVPSLYRERAATEKKVMLHEAHDTFEKVVHLNVGEWEEEAIQVKGIQIWHNPIERMNHSPAIWQNLMSLIKDAEESVLIQSPYVIPTDVMTSPFQQKITDAVQLDVLTNSKKVTPNLLAYSGYERYRENLAENGVDLYEYAGQGSIHGKTFIIDSYYSVIGSFNVDPRSAFLNTETVIVLEGEEFASALEGHITNLQADTHLVTKDNIQEIDENEGVSFFKRAVLRLLASFVPFIESLL
- a CDS encoding HAMP domain-containing sensor histidine kinase; this encodes MFKNKGMFRKLFSSHLIILLISFVVFAVLLNSLIHNEMTARYSRTFDHQKDRLIEHFLNAKEQGWNEETLQTSLEMSMNQENRQILLFNQEGTPVYNTGFLEGIGFSREDLKHVLAEGSVNKRIQGKGTQVVYMIAEPLIIPTADVEEYVMVMLFHEFDNESSQIVWISFLTAGFTILITALMIFFVSRKITAPLTNMRNVAMQYAKGDFSARIHVESKDEIGQLAHTFNYMAKELGSLDQLRKEFVANVSHDLRSPLTSIRGFLGAMMDGTIPKEKHQHYLTIMRHETDRLMKLVNDLLDQTSLEAGNWKLDCKRYNLTEQLRTMLAKMEPTASKHGIDMALNTEEDIYIYADEDRMAQVWGNLLQNALQNSDSGTAIQLEVNKHSNNVDVNVCDEGVGMTEEELSHVWERFYKTDKARSKKTGTGIGLSIVKQIVDLHGASISVKSKKGHGTTFKVTLPK
- a CDS encoding response regulator transcription factor → MKERLHVLIVEDDPYISDLLELYLIQEGFEVSIAIDGEEGWEKYYDEHPDFVILDIMLPKMDGWEVCREIRRDERQTPILMLTGKGESYDKIKGLDMGADDYVVKPFEPKEIIARMQAILRRTHPNDQERKPIKFEKLEIDIQQHQLWRGEDSLFLPPKELELLYFLATEKNQVFTRQQLVDRIWGFDYEGDVRTIDVHIKRIREKIGDEWPHWKLKTIRGVGYKFEVNERV
- a CDS encoding GTP pyrophosphokinase codes for the protein MDDKATIWKNFLLPYKFALDELKTKVNIMVEETKYMREESLIEHVKTRLKTPKSMIDKLHRKGLRPTVNNAKNNLFDVAGMRIVTPFKSDVYHLYSLITKRTDLTIIEVKDYIRFPKSNGYQSLHLIVQVPITLSHGIENVYVEVQIRTLAMDFWASLEHKIYYKYNEKIPKHLEKGLKEAADTVKEMDDKMKVIYDQVKHLDEDHDKKVIPMYFHDDGGGANR